The window TGAAAAAGTACCGGTGCTATCAATTCAAATCGATCCGAGTTCATTAAAAATTAGTGATGAAGTAGATGCGGCAGCCGCAAGCCAGTCTATTCCTTGGGGAATTAAAGCAATCTACAATGATAATAACCTGTCACAGACTGCAGGCGGAAATAATATTCGAATTGCAGTTCTCGATACAGGTGTGAACGTCAAACACGCTGATTTGTACTATAACGCAGAACAATGTAAGGACTTTACACAAGCCCCGGCGCTCGTCAACGGATCATGTACTGATAACCAAGGCCATGGGACACATGTTGCCGGAACGGCTCTTGGTGAAGGTGGAGACGATAGAAGGGGCGTCTACGGCGTTGCACCTAGTGCAAAGTTATGGGCATACAAAGTGCTTGGCGATAATGGAACAGGATACGCCGATGACATTGCCAATGCGATCCGCCATGTTGCTGACCAAGCATCTGCGCAAGGCGTGAAAGCGGTCATTAATATGTCACTTGGATCTAATGGAGAAGCTTCGCTGATTACAAATGCAGTGAACTATGCATATAGCAAAGGAGTTTTGATTGTTGCCGCGGCCGGCAATGACGGATACGCTGAAGGGTCAATCGACTATCCCGCCGCACTACAGAATACAATTGCAGTAGCGAATCTGGAAAATAAAATTGAAAATGGCACATACCGTGTTGCGGATTCATCATCACGCGGAGTTACACGTACTGCAGGAGATTACGTTATCCAAAAGTTTGATGTAGAAATTTCAGCGCCAGGAACAGCAATCTTTTCAGCATGGAACAATGGAGGATACGCGACAATTAGTGGAACGTCAATGGCAACACCGCATGTTGCAGGTTTGGCGGCAAAAGTATGGGCTGAAAATCCAGGCTATACAAATGTACAACTTCGTACAAACCTTCAAAACCGTGCAAAAGCAAATGATATCCGATCTGGTTATTATGCAGGAACAGGCGATGATATCGCTTCAGGATTTGGATTTGCGCGTGTGAGGTAATTCTAGTTTTTAGCAGTCTAGAAGATACACCGAATCTCGGAAGCTTTGAAAAAAGCTCCGTGATTCGGATTTTTTGTATGTAAAAATGAAAGTGAAACGAGTGAGGTAGCATCAATAATACCCGCAGACCAATTTTTTCAGCAGTGAGGGCTAAGTTTTAAAAATAAATAGCAAATGATGTGATATAATTTGACTTATCAG of the Sporosarcina sp. FSL K6-1508 genome contains:
- a CDS encoding S8 family peptidase, producing MKKSMKLIASTVFAACMLIPATGVSAQDDFKDFKEKQMSQRGETFRVMIETTGLAEVTAAQEGLEIRNQFDTNLFTTDVTEKEFSFLQNMPNLKVEKVPVLSIQIDPSSLKISDEVDAAAASQSIPWGIKAIYNDNNLSQTAGGNNIRIAVLDTGVNVKHADLYYNAEQCKDFTQAPALVNGSCTDNQGHGTHVAGTALGEGGDDRRGVYGVAPSAKLWAYKVLGDNGTGYADDIANAIRHVADQASAQGVKAVINMSLGSNGEASLITNAVNYAYSKGVLIVAAAGNDGYAEGSIDYPAALQNTIAVANLENKIENGTYRVADSSSRGVTRTAGDYVIQKFDVEISAPGTAIFSAWNNGGYATISGTSMATPHVAGLAAKVWAENPGYTNVQLRTNLQNRAKANDIRSGYYAGTGDDIASGFGFARVR